Part of the Musa acuminata AAA Group cultivar baxijiao chromosome BXJ2-7, Cavendish_Baxijiao_AAA, whole genome shotgun sequence genome is shown below.
TCGAATTTTATATTTTAGGTCGATGTGTGTGTAGTTGGCTCAACTATTGACCGATTCCTCGGATGAATATTTTCCCTCtcattttctttttatcttcttcttcatcattattatttttttatttggattATAGGGGCATATTTTATGTTGGTTAGTTAATCCTGATATTGTTAACCTGCTTTTTTATAAGCTTGTTTTAGCTATGTAAAGCGTTTTGGGCCATTACACAACAGGCTTAATGATGAACTTTTCGATCCCTAAGCTTGCGCAAATCGGTATGCATTTATTATATAAAGCAAATGAAGAATTTATGTCATGTTATAgttgtttgtttttgtttttttaagtattttactTTGTTGAAACACTTTGTTCTTGTCGCAGTGTGAGTTATCGATACACTGCACAACCCTCGTTGACGAAACACAAAACGAAAAGGAAAGAAGGCATGGATGGTATAGAACTCTTTGTTTATTAGAACATCAAGACTGGAATTGTGCtattaattttccttttttttgcaaTACGCAACAACAAATAGGAAATAATTGCAAGATGTTTACAGATTATTTTCCAAGTCTCGAATTCCATCCCCTTGCAGTGGCCTTCTTCCCGACCACATCCCTGGaaacgacgacgatgacgacgtCTCTCCGATGGTCGTCGCTGAGGAGGCAGACGAAGTCGCAACACTCCTCTCGCTGGACTCGGCCTCGGTCCGGCAGACCGGGCACGTGGAGCTGGAGAGCAGCCACCGGTCGATGCACTCCGCATGAAACGTGTGCTGGCAAGCCGGCAGCATCCGCAGCGTCTCCCCTTCCTCCACCGTGCTCAGGCACACGGCGCAGTCCAGCGACGTCCACTTGCCCTTGCCGTCGCCGTCACCATGGCGATAGGCGAAGGAAGGGAGAGCGGCGACGGCGGAGGGATCGAGGCCAGCCTTGGGTCGTCGGTCATGGGCAGGGCCTGCGGGAGGAAGCTGAGGCAGGAGACGGTACCGGACGTAGACGAAGACTACAAAGAGGACGACGAAGCCGCTGAAGGAGAGGCCGATGAGCTCGATGGTGGCTTTCAGATTGCAGCAGGCTGTTTGGTCTGCCATAAGGATCGCTTCGCCGTGGAGAACTCACCTTGCTGTTTATCTGCGAGTGATGGCATCCGTGGAGGCATTTCTATCTTTCCACATAGAGTTGACTCGACTCGGTGCGATAAGAACGGTAACCCTTTCTTCTTCTAATCCACATAGGAATCTCCGTTGATTCGTGCTTTATATTTAGGAATTAGAAGGAAAGGGATAGATACATATAGGTCGAGCTAAGCCTTCGCCTAGAAAAGAACATAAAGTATATATATCTTATGAGAGAGATGATACAATTTGGAAAGTAGCTAAACAGTGTGCTATGAAGGTATATTTCTACGGCTGTTTGCCATTTCCATGATTATTCTGCAGGCACGCAGCGGAGTTTTAGTTGCACATCCAACCTACACGTACTTCGATAGATACATGGAAGATGTACATCTGAACAACAAATAAAATATAGGAAGCAATCATAGCTTACAAAGTTGGTTTCGATCTTCAACTGGTTGTTGTCTTGTTGATGATAGTGAGAAATGAGGAACCGAGCTGGGGGCTTCTTCTACGAAGCCATATGCGCATCTAAGAATCGGTAGCGTTGATCATCCACTTCCATCTTATCTGTCAGGGAGTCATAGAGAATGTGCTTGACGAAAtcctttcttgagatttcaaccaGAAACGGGACATAAAAGTTGTACTAGTCTGTTGGTGTGCGATCTATGGTCGAGAAGAACACGAAATGGTAAAGCAATGAATGAAGATCACCAAAAGAGGCACTCATCTTCAAATCCATCACTGGCGAGGAGCAGAGGAAGCAGAGGGAGGCTTGTCGGTGATGCTGTCGTGTTTCTCTTCCCCTTGGATTCGTGCAGGGATGTGGAACCCTGAGACACTGGCAACGGACGTGAATCCTATGGGTGACGTGCGTGGATGAACCTTTGTTTGCACCCGGTGATCAGCTCCGGCGTCGACAGTGTCCTCCCGGGCATGAACCACGGGCGAGTTACCGGACTGAAGGGGCCCCCTCTGAAAGAAAAGCTGGCTTTGGCCGAGCACCGAGTGCAGTGGCACCGCCGAACCGAACGCTTCTTCTCCACCTCCGCCACTCGATTCCACCACATTCCATGGGACAATCCGCTGGTTCTGTTCGGCCAAACCGGTTGAGACAGAGGCTGCGTTGAATGCCAAATTGGCG
Proteins encoded:
- the LOC135618082 gene encoding RING-H2 finger protein ATL39-like translates to MADQTACCNLKATIELIGLSFSGFVVLFVVFVYVRYRLLPQLPPAGPAHDRRPKAGLDPSAVAALPSFAYRHGDGDGKGKWTSLDCAVCLSTVEEGETLRMLPACQHTFHAECIDRWLLSSSTCPVCRTEAESSERSVATSSASSATTIGETSSSSSFPGMWSGRRPLQGDGIRDLENNL